CTGCGCCCCGACGGCGGCGAGGTGCGCATCGCGGGCCACGACCCGGCGCGGGATCCGCGGGCGGTCCGGCGCGTCATGGGGCTTGCCCTCCAGGAGGCGGGGCTCGACGACCTCGCGACGGGGCGGGAGCTGCTCGCGCTGCATGGTCGGCTGCAGGGTCTCCCGAAGGCCGAGTCGTTGCGGCGCGCGGAGGAGCTGCTCGGGCGGTTCGACCTCGTCGAGGCGGCGGACCGCCGCGTTGGCGGCTACTCGGGCGGCATGCGCCGCAAGCTCGACCTCGCCTCGGCGCTCCTGCACCGGCCGAAGGTCCTTTTCCTCGACGAGCCGACCGTGGGCCTCGACCCCGCGGCGCGATCGCAGCTCTGGACGATCGTGCGGCGGCTCAACCGGGAGGACGGCACCACGATCTTCCTCACGACGCACTACATGGAGGAGGCCGAGCGCCTCGCGATGCGGCTCGCGGTGGTCGACCGCGGCGAGATCGTGGCGGAGGGCTCGCCCGCGTCCCTCAAGGCGCAGGTCGCCTCGAGCGTCGTGACGCTCGCCTTCGACGCGGACGAGGCCTTGACGGCGCGCGTCGCGGCGGACCTCGCGAAGCGGCCCGGCGTGAAGCGCGTCCT
Above is a genomic segment from Candidatus Thermoplasmatota archaeon containing:
- a CDS encoding ATP-binding cassette domain-containing protein, whose amino-acid sequence is MSAIVARGLRKRFGDVEAVRGVSLEVAEGEIFGLLGPNGAGKTTTIRMLTTLLRPDGGEVRIAGHDPARDPRAVRRVMGLALQEAGLDDLATGRELLALHGRLQGLPKAESLRRAEELLGRFDLVEAADRRVGGYSGGMRRKLDLASALLHRPKVLFLDEPTVGLDPAARSQLWTIVRRLNREDGTTIFLTTHYMEEAERLAMRLAVVDRGEIVAEGSPASLKAQVASSVVTLAFDADEALTARVAADLAKRPGVKRVLATPEGLAIHLDQEAEDGDALRAAAERAGAKVSATTVADPTLDDLFITTTGRGLRDAGEAPA